The genomic interval TAAAGGCGTTTAGATCTAATTCTTGTCCAATTTCTGGTTTTGCAACACTCTCCTAGACCGGCCCGGGCCATTCCGGTTTCGCCGGCTGCCGCTCGTCTCTTTACGCCCGCAGCTCGTCCCGCAGGCGCATCAGCAAGACCCCGAGCCGGTTTCTCCCCGTGCCCTGCTTCCCGACTCCCCAGCGGTAGTCATCGGGGGAGTCGTACACCAACTCCTCGTCACCGGTGGCGAGCAGTCCTTCCTTTAGTTCGGGATGCTGCGTGAATTTGGCCCGGAAGGCGCTTTGCATCACCTCTTCCTGAACCGTGTCCCAGTCGGCCCGCAGGGGCAGGTCCCGCCTGCGGCCCTCGATCGCGGCCATCTTGGCGGTGGCCTGGCAGCGCACATGCTCGCGGATGGAGATGGTTTTGCCGCTCGTGTAAGTGATTTCGGCGTTCTCGTCGAACTTGCCGGCCTGGTAATAGTGTTCCACGGTCGGCCAGAAGCGGCCGTCCAGCTCAAAGCCGTAGGGCGAAACGGTGTTCATGAAGCCGTAGGGTTCAAGTGTCTTCCAGAACCTGATCACCGGCAAGCCCCCTACCTGTGTGTGAACTTGGGGATTGGGCTAGTTGCATTTGTTATATTCGACGTGATCCAGGGTTTTCCTTCTTCTGTCATTGAGGATTGGCGGCCGAGATTGACCGGCGGATCAAAAAAGGCCGCGATATCAGCACGGTAACGGCGCCGTGGGAGGCGGCGGAACACCAGATGCCGGCCGTTGCGGTAAACGACCCGCGCCCCGGTGAGGGGGCTTCCGGCAAGCGGGATATGATAATCCCAAACCTTAAATGGGACGGCGGCGAATAATAGGACGGAAAGGCAAAGAGAGGAAAAAGCACATAATGCGCGAAGGACTTAAGACCAAGGACGCCCGACCGCCCAGAGACCGCGAAATGGTGAGGAATACCGGGTTTCCCGGTGCGCGCACCAAGTGGCCGATGCGGCACAGGGACGGCGACACGCCGGCGGCACGGGACGGTTCTCTGCCGCCAATCGACACGGGGGATTGCGACACGGGGAAGGTCCCCTCGGCGCCCAAGGAAAAAGGAACGCCGCCGCAAAAAGTACCGGAGATTGGGGGAATAGAGGGTGGACGGAATGACCTTTTTTGAAGAGCTCAGGGCGAGCACGCAGACGTACCTCCTGGACGCCGCCTTTTGGTTGCAGGCGGTTGAAGTGGCGGTCCGGGTACTGGTCGTTGTCGCCGCCGCCTACCTGATCGTCCGGTTGGCGCGCAAGGCCATTCAGAAGCTGCTTCAGCAGCGGGAAAAGGGCCTCGTCAAGTTGGACGAGCGCCGGCTCGGCACGGTGAGCGCGCTGCTCGGCAACGTCGTCGGCTACGTCGTGTATTTCGTGATGGTGCTGATGGTCCTCGCCCAACTGGGCTTCAACCTCGGCCCGGTACTGGCCGGCGCCGGCATCATCGGCCTGGCGGTCGGATTTGGGGCGCAGAACCTGGTGCGGGACGTGATCAGCGGTCTTTTCATCATCCTGGAGGACCAGTACGCCGTGGGCGACGACGTGGCCATCGGCAATTTCACCGGCACGGTTCAGGAGGTTGGCCTGCGGATCACCAGGATTAAGCAGTGGACGGGGGAAGTCCACTTCATCCCGAACGGGAGCATCACCCAGGTCACCAATTTCTCCAAGGAGAACAGCGCCGCCGTGGTGGACGTCGGGATCGCCTACGAGGAGAAGGTCGAAGAGGCCGTCAGGGTGCTGGAGGCCCTGCTGGCTCACCTGCGGATGGAGATCGAGGACATCATCGGCGAGGCGCGGGTCCTGGGGGTGCAGAGCCTCGGCGATTCCGCCGTGGTGCTGCGGGTGATGGCCGAGTGTAAGCCGATGACCCACTTCGCCGTGGCCCGCAAGCTGCGGGAGATGATCAAAGCCGAGTTTGAGCGGGAGAACATCGAAATCCCGTACCCGCGCACGGTGGTGTTCCGGCGGGAGTAGCCCCGCAGCATTCTAAAAAGTATTGGACAAACCGGAAAACCATGTTAAAGTGCAATTAGTTGGCCAATATGAAGTAAGCTGTCGCATTTGTACGGATTAGTTCGAATCCTGGAGAGGATGAGGGCCTATCCACCGACCAACTGCCGCCACGCTCCTGTCCGCCGTTCTGCTGTGCCTGGCGCTGTTTGTCCTGACGCCGTCCGGGACGGCCGGGGCCACGGCCGTAAGCACCAACGTCGGCGTCATCATCAACGCCGTACCCTTGGCTATTCCCGCTGCCGATCAGCAGCCGTTCATCAAGGACGATCGAGTGTACGTGCCGCTGCGCGCGGTCGGCGAGGGCTTGAACTTCGAGGTGCAGTGGGTCGGCGCAACCAGGCGGGTGGTCATCACCACCGGGGGACGGGACGGGGCGCAGCTCCCGGCCCGGACGGGCGGCCTGAAACCGGTGCAGATCGTGGTGGACGGCCGGGTCAAGGAGATTTCTCCCGGCCAAGGCGAGCCCTTCGTGACCGCCGCAGGGCGGACGGTGGTTCCCCTGCGGGCGGTGGGCGAGGCGCTCGACTGCGCGGTGGACTGGGACAGCGCGGCGCGGCAGGTGACCATTCGGTCCAAACCGAAGCCTCCGCCGCCCCCGCCGCCCAGCCGCGGGCCGGAGGAGTACGGGGAAACGAGGCCCATGCCGCCGCCCGGCGGCGGTCTGCTGGCGGAGCTCGCCGCCTACCGGACCAACATCCTGCTGCTCGGCGGGACGCGCATCAACACGGCGGAACTCCTGGGCCGGGACGAAGGAACTTTCAGCCCGGCCCAACTGGATAAGTTCCGGAGCGACTTGGATGAACTCAGAAAGTTCGATGCGCGGGTCAGGCTCCCGGACGGCCGGGAATGGGCCGTCGCCGAACTGACCATTCTGGGGCCGGCAATCGCCACCGCCGACCAACTGCGTGCCTGGCTGGAGGCTGAAGCCCGGAAGCGCGTGCGGACTGAGCAGTGGGGGCGGGAGTTCGTCCCCTTCCCGGACCTGGTGGGCCTCTACCTGCGGATCGGCGCCGAGTACGGCGTCCGCGGCGACCTGGCCCTGGCCCAGGCGGCCAAGGAAACCGGGTACTGGCAGTTTACCGGCCTGGTGCAACCCGACCAGAACAACTTCTGCGGGCTGTGGGCGATCTCCAGAGACCGTCCTTTGACCGGCAGGGAACCCCTGAACGGGGCCGACCCGAGCCGGGTCCGTCTGGAGGCGGGGCGCCATGGCGCCACCTTCGCCACGCCGGAAGCCGGGGTCGAGGCGCACATTCAGCACCTTTACGCCTACGCCACCAGTGCCGCCACGGACCTGCCGCCCGGTAAAACTCTCCTGAGCCCCCGGTTTGTCTATGTACAGCGCGGGTGCGCTCCGACCTGGCAGGGGCTGAACGCGCGCTGGGCGGTTCCCGGGACGACTTACGGCCAGAGCATCATCCGCGACTACTGGCTGAAAGCTTTCGATTACTAATCAAGACCGGCCGGTCCGTCGTGCTTTGTTTGGGCCTTCACGGGCATGATCGCTGCGGGCGCTGGGCGGTGGCGCGTTTCTCCCGCACCGGACAACACCCCCATTCACCCTTTTTGAGCAGACGGACTCCCGATTGCGCGCAAAAGGCCGACCGGAAGTCTCCGGATTGGATAATGGCCCTCAGCCGCCCTCATTCCAGTTATTTCCTCTTTACGGAAGGATGCCAAACCAACTTCGCTAGGTTACAATAACTGGGTGAACAGTAAATTATTGCCCATTGCGGAATCTGCATTGACGGGTGGGTGTTGGCTCTGAGTTCTTCGGAATGGCACACGCTGACCTCCCGGAACAGGAACACGTGTGCCAGGATATCGCTCACCGGCGGGGTAACCGCAT from Bacillota bacterium carries:
- a CDS encoding NADAR family protein, producing MIRFWKTLEPYGFMNTVSPYGFELDGRFWPTVEHYYQAGKFDENAEITYTSGKTISIREHVRCQATAKMAAIEGRRRDLPLRADWDTVQEEVMQSAFRAKFTQHPELKEGLLATGDEELVYDSPDDYRWGVGKQGTGRNRLGVLLMRLRDELRA
- a CDS encoding mechanosensitive ion channel family protein, with translation MTFFEELRASTQTYLLDAAFWLQAVEVAVRVLVVVAAAYLIVRLARKAIQKLLQQREKGLVKLDERRLGTVSALLGNVVGYVVYFVMVLMVLAQLGFNLGPVLAGAGIIGLAVGFGAQNLVRDVISGLFIILEDQYAVGDDVAIGNFTGTVQEVGLRITRIKQWTGEVHFIPNGSITQVTNFSKENSAAVVDVGIAYEEKVEEAVRVLEALLAHLRMEIEDIIGEARVLGVQSLGDSAVVLRVMAECKPMTHFAVARKLREMIKAEFERENIEIPYPRTVVFRRE
- a CDS encoding stalk domain-containing protein — encoded protein: MAIPAADQQPFIKDDRVYVPLRAVGEGLNFEVQWVGATRRVVITTGGRDGAQLPARTGGLKPVQIVVDGRVKEISPGQGEPFVTAAGRTVVPLRAVGEALDCAVDWDSAARQVTIRSKPKPPPPPPPSRGPEEYGETRPMPPPGGGLLAELAAYRTNILLLGGTRINTAELLGRDEGTFSPAQLDKFRSDLDELRKFDARVRLPDGREWAVAELTILGPAIATADQLRAWLEAEARKRVRTEQWGREFVPFPDLVGLYLRIGAEYGVRGDLALAQAAKETGYWQFTGLVQPDQNNFCGLWAISRDRPLTGREPLNGADPSRVRLEAGRHGATFATPEAGVEAHIQHLYAYATSAATDLPPGKTLLSPRFVYVQRGCAPTWQGLNARWAVPGTTYGQSIIRDYWLKAFDY